Proteins encoded by one window of Fischerella sp. PCC 9605:
- a CDS encoding Dps family protein: MRPLNIGLTEEQRQGVINLLNQDLADSYLLVVKTKKFHWDVVGPQFRSLHEIWEEQYEQLSENIDSIAERVRALGGYPIGTMEGFLKAGTIKEQSGNVPTATEMVALLVDDHEQIIRNLRQHIDRSAEEFHDQGTADFLTGLMEGHEEMAWMLRSFIEGQALQADGSNQAEQIKKPVGV; the protein is encoded by the coding sequence ATGCGTCCATTAAATATTGGTTTGACGGAAGAGCAACGTCAAGGTGTTATTAATCTATTGAATCAAGATTTGGCAGATTCTTATCTACTAGTGGTGAAAACGAAAAAGTTTCACTGGGATGTGGTCGGGCCTCAGTTCCGCAGTCTGCATGAAATTTGGGAAGAGCAATACGAACAACTGAGTGAAAATATTGATTCTATTGCTGAGCGGGTTCGTGCTTTGGGTGGTTATCCCATTGGCACAATGGAGGGATTTTTGAAGGCAGGTACCATCAAGGAGCAAAGTGGTAACGTTCCCACAGCAACCGAAATGGTGGCTCTATTGGTAGATGACCACGAGCAAATCATTCGCAACCTTCGCCAGCATATAGATCGTAGTGCTGAAGAGTTTCACGATCAAGGAACTGCTGACTTCCTAACTGGACTGATGGAAGGACATGAGGAAATGGCTTGGATGCTGCGCTCCTTTATTGAAGGACAAGCATTACAAGCAGACGGTTCTAACCAGGCAGAACAAATTAAAAAACCTGTAGGCGTATAA
- a CDS encoding HNH endonuclease yields MQCELCEREMEYLTVHHLIPRQNTKRKKVDSGPTVNICSACHRQIHALFDNKLLAKELNSVDKLKNEPQMQKFLSWVRKQDPRKRVTVYRQR; encoded by the coding sequence ATGCAATGCGAATTATGTGAAAGAGAGATGGAATATCTAACTGTCCATCACTTGATTCCACGACAAAATACCAAACGTAAGAAAGTAGATTCAGGCCCAACAGTGAACATCTGTTCAGCCTGCCATCGGCAAATCCATGCATTATTTGACAACAAACTGCTTGCAAAAGAACTCAATTCAGTAGACAAACTCAAGAATGAGCCGCAAATGCAGAAGTTTCTATCTTGGGTGAGGAAGCAAGACCCTCGTAAGCGGGTCACAGTCTATCGCCAAAGATAG